The following proteins are co-located in the Rippkaea orientalis PCC 8801 genome:
- the truB gene encoding tRNA pseudouridine(55) synthase TruB — MFGFIALNKPSGMTSHDCVARVRKIIKQKKVGHGGTLDPAATGVLPIAVGQATRLLAFLPENKAYRAKIRLGVQTATDDLEGEVIRTQTAPNLTLEQVEPLLSQFLGSIQQIPPMYSAIQKDGKRLYELARQGETPEVPSREVRIDDIKVINWYSSKFPELELDIACGAGTYIRAIARDLGAMLNIGGTLASLTRTESCGMKLLDSISLEQLKIEIDQGTFSLISPDIALQHLGQISLSETDTQRWFHGQRIAQDLSLLSDVVRVYDKGGDLIGIGNLVKHDSYQVLSPKIVFKFDAEAQRRREILEG, encoded by the coding sequence ATGTTTGGATTTATTGCCTTAAATAAGCCATCAGGGATGACTTCCCATGATTGCGTGGCTAGAGTGAGAAAGATTATTAAACAGAAAAAAGTTGGTCACGGGGGAACGTTAGACCCTGCGGCAACCGGAGTTTTACCGATCGCGGTGGGACAAGCAACCCGTCTTTTAGCCTTTTTGCCCGAAAATAAAGCCTACCGCGCTAAAATTCGCCTAGGAGTCCAAACTGCTACCGACGATCTCGAAGGAGAGGTAATTCGGACTCAAACTGCACCTAATTTAACGTTAGAACAGGTTGAACCCTTATTAAGTCAGTTTCTCGGAAGCATTCAACAAATTCCGCCGATGTATAGTGCTATTCAAAAGGATGGTAAGCGGTTGTATGAGTTGGCCAGACAAGGAGAAACGCCAGAGGTTCCAAGTAGAGAGGTTAGAATAGATGATATTAAGGTAATTAACTGGTATTCTAGCAAATTTCCTGAATTAGAGCTAGATATTGCCTGTGGTGCAGGGACTTATATTCGAGCGATCGCCCGTGATTTAGGTGCTATGCTCAATATCGGGGGGACTTTGGCCAGTTTAACCCGTACCGAAAGTTGCGGGATGAAGCTATTGGATAGTATTAGTTTAGAACAGTTAAAAATAGAGATTGATCAAGGAACTTTTTCCTTAATTTCTCCAGATATTGCGTTACAACATTTAGGTCAAATTAGTTTATCAGAAACCGATACTCAACGATGGTTTCATGGACAAAGAATTGCTCAAGATTTATCTTTATTGTCTGATGTTGTCAGGGTTTATGACAAAGGAGGGGACTTAATTGGAATAGGAAACCTGGTTAAACATGATAGTTATCAGGTTTTGAGTCCGAAAATTGTTTTTAAATTTGATGCAGAGGCACAGAGACGCAGAGAGATACTAGAAGGTTAA
- a CDS encoding chorismate lyase — translation MVATLKPNHNTTLIRPWHTLDILWEGGEDIVKQGLPHDKLSPAWQILLLGDGSPTRHLQLLTTEKTEVDLIDMSPIGSEDDGAPPQIESVPEPRLRRQVWLRTASGQRLAYATSWWDANHVDEYLQNRSLPIWDSLSRLHTELYRDIQGIYYGHSTVLEEAFQEKGPFWGRHYLFWHDRKPLTLIYEVFSPYLRKYLGPMS, via the coding sequence GTGGTAGCAACGTTGAAACCTAATCACAACACTACTTTAATCCGTCCCTGGCACACCCTCGATATTCTTTGGGAAGGGGGGGAAGACATTGTTAAGCAGGGACTCCCCCATGATAAACTATCCCCGGCGTGGCAAATTTTACTATTAGGGGATGGTTCCCCAACACGCCATTTACAACTGTTAACCACGGAAAAAACGGAAGTTGATCTTATTGATATGTCTCCCATCGGTAGCGAGGATGATGGTGCACCTCCGCAAATTGAAAGCGTCCCTGAACCCCGTTTAAGACGACAGGTATGGTTACGGACTGCATCGGGACAACGACTCGCTTATGCTACGTCTTGGTGGGACGCGAATCATGTGGATGAGTATTTACAGAACCGTTCTCTGCCGATATGGGACAGTTTATCACGGTTACATACGGAATTATACCGCGATATTCAAGGGATTTATTATGGTCATTCGACGGTGTTAGAAGAAGCTTTTCAGGAAAAGGGACCCTTTTGGGGAAGACATTATCTATTTTGGCACGATCGCAAACCCTTAACCCTGATTTATGAGGTATTTTCTCCCTATCTACGCAAGTATTTAGGACCGATGAGTTAA
- a CDS encoding DHH family phosphoesterase: MKSTVLTPTPNQTPPTKLRSGLAEVPPETLETEQETKSSIISAKEPRSFSLPPGKLAQKLKHTLEHHQGERQIVVIQDFPDPDALSSAWAYQLIAQPYDIQCDIVYAGTLSHQENIALVKLTGLPAKRWSVNTLKERDLSIYQSCVLVDSQGNTSQLMPLVKQAKIPIVVVIDHHSKQGDVNAEFTDLRPQIRATATIITQYLQAGLLDFNSSNNTHVKCATALMHGIRSDTNNLLQAQEEDLLAAAYLSRIYDPQLLNAVLQSARSRRVMDIIERSLKNRQIKNNFSIAGVGYLRYEDRDAIPQAADFLVTEENIHTAVVYGIIHDQDNDLEVVIGSLRTNKLTLDPDEFLKEALGKDSQGRYYGGGREMAGGFEIPIGFLGGTNDNTEYTKLKWEVFDAQIKQKLLRLVNPEDKVAHA; this comes from the coding sequence ATGAAATCAACGGTACTTACTCCCACCCCTAACCAAACCCCCCCAACTAAGTTAAGATCGGGATTAGCTGAAGTCCCTCCAGAAACACTTGAAACAGAGCAAGAGACTAAAAGCAGTATAATCTCGGCTAAAGAACCACGCAGTTTCTCACTTCCTCCGGGTAAACTAGCCCAAAAACTAAAGCATACCCTAGAACATCATCAAGGAGAGCGTCAAATCGTCGTTATTCAGGATTTTCCTGACCCTGATGCTCTCTCTAGTGCTTGGGCATATCAACTCATTGCCCAACCCTATGATATTCAGTGTGATATTGTTTATGCAGGGACGCTATCCCATCAAGAAAATATTGCCCTAGTTAAGCTAACGGGACTTCCTGCTAAACGGTGGAGTGTTAATACCCTTAAAGAACGAGATCTCTCTATTTATCAAAGCTGTGTTTTAGTGGATAGTCAGGGGAATACCAGTCAATTAATGCCCCTCGTCAAACAAGCTAAAATTCCCATTGTGGTTGTTATTGACCATCATAGCAAACAGGGAGACGTTAACGCAGAATTTACCGATTTACGCCCCCAAATTCGGGCAACCGCGACGATTATTACCCAGTACCTGCAAGCAGGACTCCTCGATTTTAATAGTAGCAATAACACTCACGTTAAATGCGCCACCGCTTTAATGCACGGTATTCGGTCTGATACTAATAATTTACTCCAAGCTCAAGAAGAAGACTTACTCGCGGCCGCCTATTTATCGCGGATCTATGATCCTCAATTACTCAATGCTGTGCTACAATCAGCGCGATCGCGTCGCGTGATGGATATTATCGAGCGATCGCTCAAAAATCGTCAAATTAAAAATAATTTCTCCATTGCTGGAGTCGGTTATTTACGCTACGAAGACCGAGACGCTATTCCCCAAGCAGCAGACTTTCTCGTAACCGAAGAAAACATCCACACGGCTGTTGTTTACGGAATCATTCATGATCAAGATAATGACCTTGAAGTGGTTATCGGGTCTTTAAGAACCAATAAGTTAACCCTCGACCCCGATGAATTTCTCAAAGAAGCCTTGGGGAAAGATTCCCAAGGCCGTTACTATGGGGGAGGACGGGAAATGGCCGGAGGGTTTGAAATTCCTATCGGTTTCTTGGGCGGAACTAACGATAATACCGAATATACTAAACTCAAATGGGAAGTCTTTGACGCTCAAATCAAACAAAAACTCCTGCGCTTAGTTAACCCTGAAGATAAAGTAGCTCATGCTTAG
- a CDS encoding SAM hydrolase/SAM-dependent halogenase family protein has product MSTTQAIALLTDFGLKDGYGGIMKGAIATINPHLTVIDITHELPPQNIAAARFCLMNAYPYFPPGTVYVAVVDPGVGSQRRGVAIQFDRGYLVGPDNGLFSGVLSLSEPIAAVMLTNPDYWRVSDPSTTFHGRDIFAPVGAHLASGVPLEKLGLLIDPESLVKLPLDSLEITDNQIIGSIQYIDYFGNLITNISGNLLKQKDWTVMVNHQTIKKGLTYSDVELGELITLIGSHGWVEIAVNGGNAQKKLQVDWGEQVSLHPRVV; this is encoded by the coding sequence ATGTCAACAACTCAAGCGATCGCACTCTTAACGGACTTTGGACTCAAAGATGGCTATGGAGGGATCATGAAAGGGGCGATCGCTACCATTAACCCCCACCTCACCGTCATTGATATCACCCATGAGCTCCCCCCTCAAAACATTGCTGCTGCGCGGTTTTGTCTGATGAATGCCTATCCCTACTTTCCCCCAGGAACCGTCTATGTGGCTGTTGTTGATCCAGGGGTAGGAAGTCAGCGACGGGGAGTGGCTATCCAATTTGACAGAGGGTATCTAGTTGGACCTGATAATGGGTTATTTAGCGGGGTTCTCAGCTTATCTGAACCCATTGCTGCGGTAATGTTAACTAATCCTGACTATTGGCGAGTCAGCGATCCCAGTACTACTTTTCATGGCCGAGATATTTTTGCCCCGGTGGGAGCCCATCTCGCTAGTGGGGTTCCCTTAGAAAAATTAGGCCTGTTGATTGATCCCGAGAGTTTAGTTAAATTACCCCTTGATTCTTTAGAAATAACCGATAATCAGATCATAGGGTCTATTCAATATATTGATTATTTTGGTAATCTGATTACTAATATTTCAGGAAATTTACTCAAACAGAAAGATTGGACAGTAATGGTTAATCATCAAACAATCAAAAAAGGATTAACCTATAGCGACGTTGAACTAGGAGAGTTAATCACGTTAATCGGCAGTCATGGGTGGGTAGAAATCGCCGTTAATGGAGGAAATGCCCAAAAAAAATTACAAGTTGATTGGGGAGAGCAAGTGAGTTTACATCCCCGGGTGGTTTAA
- a CDS encoding 16S rRNA (uracil(1498)-N(3))-methyltransferase gives MYRLVIESIQTLDQSVRLTPEQQHYLKRVLRLKNGDRFVAMDGQGKSYLAQLEEDSAKILENLKECTELPLAITLMVALPKGNGFEEIVRCCTELGITTLIPIISQRTLLKPSPHKLERWRKIATEAGEQSERQLIPTIVDPIVFNEALRNIDKIPSDRYICVTRKKAHHLLTHLSETSQNPLVIATGCEGGWTPEEIETAIAFGFQPVTLGPRILRAVTAPIVALSLAVSVIERDTIS, from the coding sequence GTGTATCGCTTAGTTATTGAATCCATCCAAACTCTCGATCAAAGCGTCAGGTTAACCCCCGAACAACAGCATTATTTAAAACGGGTTTTGCGCTTGAAAAACGGCGATCGCTTTGTCGCTATGGACGGACAAGGCAAGTCATACCTAGCACAATTAGAAGAAGATTCGGCGAAAATTTTAGAAAATTTAAAAGAATGCACCGAGTTACCCCTGGCGATCACCTTGATGGTAGCCTTACCGAAAGGGAATGGCTTTGAGGAAATAGTCCGTTGTTGCACAGAATTAGGGATAACAACCCTAATACCCATCATCAGTCAGCGAACATTACTGAAACCCAGTCCCCATAAACTTGAACGATGGCGAAAAATTGCCACTGAAGCAGGAGAACAGTCGGAACGTCAACTCATTCCGACTATTGTTGACCCCATTGTTTTTAACGAAGCCTTAAGAAATATAGACAAAATCCCTAGCGATCGCTATATTTGTGTTACTCGTAAAAAAGCCCATCATTTACTGACTCACTTGTCCGAGACTTCCCAAAATCCTCTAGTGATTGCGACGGGATGCGAAGGAGGATGGACTCCTGAAGAAATAGAAACAGCGATCGCGTTTGGGTTTCAACCCGTCACCCTCGGTCCTCGTATTCTTAGGGCTGTGACTGCTCCTATTGTTGCCCTATCCCTAGCCGTTTCTGTCATTGAACGTGATACAATCTCCTAG
- a CDS encoding FlgD immunoglobulin-like domain containing protein, whose amino-acid sequence MNRLAFLGFFLLSILSINPITQAQNCSSGNTQNTTCLLRENDKRCEGIINPDVSNDFTLISFAIGQLQPTQKLKIQIPIIANLSEPKVRIQSRIKYYQLDPLELKKTANQWTFEWDNNVLSKASISPNTLRGVAKANNVIIPVRFGQANTSGYDISIYTGNRTKNITLTIQQTNGNQVYSKTLTNQPGNEVKFSWNGKNQQGKIVPAGRYILTVNALIERKNDSPKERKITQQFEHNPSWLK is encoded by the coding sequence ATGAATCGTCTAGCTTTTTTAGGCTTTTTCTTGTTGAGTATTTTGTCAATAAATCCCATTACCCAAGCACAAAATTGTTCATCGGGTAACACTCAAAATACGACTTGTCTTTTACGCGAAAATGATAAACGTTGTGAAGGGATCATTAACCCTGACGTTAGCAATGACTTTACTTTGATTTCCTTTGCTATTGGTCAACTGCAACCAACCCAAAAATTAAAAATACAAATTCCTATAATTGCTAATCTTAGTGAACCTAAAGTGCGTATTCAATCACGAATTAAGTATTATCAACTTGATCCCCTGGAATTGAAAAAAACAGCTAATCAATGGACATTTGAATGGGATAATAATGTTCTCTCTAAAGCGAGTATTTCTCCTAATACGCTTCGCGGTGTAGCTAAGGCAAATAATGTGATTATTCCGGTACGGTTTGGACAAGCGAATACCTCTGGTTATGATATTAGCATTTATACAGGAAATCGTACTAAAAATATTACCCTTACCATTCAACAAACTAATGGCAATCAAGTTTATAGTAAAACCTTGACTAATCAACCAGGGAATGAAGTAAAATTCTCTTGGAATGGTAAAAATCAACAGGGTAAAATTGTTCCTGCGGGTCGTTATATTTTAACCGTTAATGCGTTAATTGAAAGAAAAAATGATTCTCCTAAAGAACGCAAAATCACTCAACAATTTGAACATAATCCCTCATGGTTAAAATAA
- a CDS encoding DUF433 domain-containing protein, producing the protein MLIHWRDHIVTTPDTLKGKPRIKGTRIPVSLILGYLAAGNSYDEIIQEFPDLTKEHIYACLDYARDLSEFETIAS; encoded by the coding sequence ATGTTAATTCATTGGAGAGATCATATTGTCACGACACCAGATACGCTTAAAGGAAAACCTCGCATTAAAGGAACTCGTATTCCTGTGAGTTTAATTCTGGGATATTTAGCAGCAGGAAACAGCTATGATGAAATCATTCAGGAATTTCCTGACTTAACTAAAGAACATATCTATGCTTGTCTTGATTATGCAAGAGATTTGTCAGAATTTGAGACAATAGCTTCATGA